The proteins below come from a single Gordonia sp. X0973 genomic window:
- the mftF gene encoding mycofactocin biosynthesis glycosyltransferase MftF (Members of this protein family, MftF, are glycosyltransferases, members of PF00535 (glycosyl transferase family 2). The encoding gene is found as part of the mycofactocin cassette, in Mycobacterium tuberculosis, many other Actinobacteria, and occasional members of other lineages. Mycofactocin itself, a putative redox carrier, is a heavily modified derivative of the C-terminal Val-Tyr dipeptide of the mycofactocin precursor MftA (TIGR03969).) yields the protein MRRRHLGADPAGPTLVTATATGPDARLPDGFQAQVDPRCAARGSWTHLVGGSPTRLLRMSRRATDMIDVDGRITVVDEGSRQLARTLIDAGVAHPRPMFGPHDDQVTVIIPVRDNQAGVDRLLATLHGGDVVVVDDGSTVPIVVPGWVHLVRLDTNRGPAAARNHGAAVSSAEFLVFLDSDVVPLADGAAPAGCAGDWLTALLAHFSDPAVGLVAPRIVALPSAGSDRPPGIVERYEARFSALDMGPRESPVVPGGPLPYVPSAAMVVRRSAFLHFDAELRVAEDVDMCWRMAGAGWRMRYDPVVEVAHEHRTSLPDMLARRRFYGTGAAHLARRHGRRAAPMVMGAAVSVAMAALLTRTRLGAVVAVVAVGFAAARIRARIGPMPGRERIVAGLTGRAVGSGLTQVAGAVCRHYWPLALLGALVSRRLRGLFVQVALVDAAVAWIRYRHDGGRGLGPLSFAAMRRLDDLAYGAGLWQGAVAHRDPTALLPVLAR from the coding sequence ATGCGCCGTCGACACCTGGGAGCCGACCCAGCAGGGCCGACTCTCGTGACCGCCACGGCCACCGGGCCGGACGCGCGACTCCCGGACGGATTCCAAGCGCAGGTGGATCCCCGCTGCGCCGCGCGCGGGAGCTGGACCCATTTGGTGGGCGGGTCGCCGACGCGACTGTTGAGGATGTCGCGCCGAGCCACCGACATGATCGACGTGGACGGGCGCATCACGGTCGTCGACGAGGGGAGCAGGCAGTTGGCGCGCACCCTGATCGACGCCGGTGTGGCGCACCCCCGGCCGATGTTCGGCCCGCACGACGACCAGGTCACCGTCATCATCCCGGTGCGCGATAACCAGGCCGGCGTCGACCGGCTGCTGGCGACGCTGCACGGCGGCGACGTGGTGGTCGTCGACGACGGGTCCACGGTGCCGATCGTCGTGCCGGGGTGGGTGCACCTGGTGCGCCTGGACACCAACCGCGGACCGGCCGCGGCCCGCAACCACGGCGCGGCCGTCAGCAGCGCCGAGTTCCTGGTATTCCTCGATTCCGACGTCGTGCCGCTGGCCGACGGCGCGGCCCCCGCCGGGTGCGCCGGGGATTGGCTGACCGCGCTGCTGGCACACTTCTCCGACCCGGCGGTCGGCCTGGTGGCGCCGCGGATCGTCGCGCTGCCGTCGGCGGGATCGGATCGGCCTCCCGGGATCGTCGAGCGGTATGAGGCACGGTTCTCGGCGCTGGACATGGGGCCGCGCGAGTCACCCGTCGTCCCCGGTGGACCGCTGCCGTACGTCCCGAGTGCGGCGATGGTGGTGCGGCGCAGCGCCTTCCTCCACTTCGACGCCGAACTGCGCGTCGCCGAGGACGTCGACATGTGCTGGCGGATGGCGGGGGCGGGGTGGCGGATGCGCTACGACCCGGTCGTCGAGGTGGCCCACGAACACCGGACCTCGCTGCCGGACATGCTGGCGCGCCGCCGCTTCTACGGCACCGGTGCCGCGCATCTCGCCCGGCGTCACGGGCGCCGCGCCGCGCCGATGGTGATGGGGGCCGCCGTGTCGGTGGCGATGGCGGCGCTGTTGACGCGCACCCGCCTCGGCGCAGTCGTCGCGGTGGTGGCCGTCGGGTTCGCGGCCGCGCGCATCCGGGCCCGGATCGGGCCGATGCCGGGGCGGGAGCGGATTGTCGCCGGGTTGACCGGGCGTGCGGTCGGGAGCGGGTTGACGCAGGTCGCGGGAGCCGTGTGCCGGCACTATTGGCCGCTGGCGCTGCTCGGAGCGCTCGTGTCGCGGCGGCTGCGCGGATTGTTCGTGCAGGTGGCCCTCGTCGACGCGGCCGTCGCCTGGATCCGCTACCGCCACGACGGCGGTCGGGGCCTGGGACCGCTGTCGTTCGCGGCGATGCGCCGCCTCGACGACCTGGCCTACGGTGCGGGTCTGTGGCAGGGTGCCGTCGCCCACCGCGATCCGACGGCGCTGTTGCCGGTGCTGGCACGGTGA
- the mftE gene encoding mycofactocin biosynthesis peptidyl-dipeptidase MftE: MTVAQLGALASTDLAGHDVLLLVPLGATEQHGPHLPLDTDTRIAEEIAHRGAARLGRADDGGLVVLAPPLSYGASGEHEAFAGTVSIGHDALHAVLLEYGRSACRWARRLVFVNGHGGNLATLAEVVATLRYEGRDAGWFACAAPGFDAHAGHAETSMLLAFAPEAVDLTRAVPGNSAPLAQLLPELRRGGVAAVSPNGILGDPTAAAADHGEALLATIVDGLVCAVDTWEPTQQGRLS; the protein is encoded by the coding sequence ATGACCGTTGCGCAGTTGGGGGCGCTCGCGTCGACCGATCTTGCCGGTCACGACGTGCTGCTCCTCGTCCCGCTCGGCGCCACCGAGCAGCACGGTCCGCACCTACCGCTCGACACGGACACCCGCATCGCGGAGGAGATCGCCCATCGCGGCGCGGCACGGCTCGGGCGCGCCGACGACGGCGGACTCGTCGTCCTCGCCCCGCCGCTGTCCTACGGGGCCAGCGGTGAGCACGAAGCCTTCGCGGGAACCGTGTCCATCGGCCACGACGCCCTGCACGCGGTGCTCCTGGAGTACGGGCGCAGCGCCTGCCGCTGGGCGCGCCGGCTCGTCTTCGTCAACGGTCACGGCGGCAACCTCGCCACGCTCGCCGAGGTCGTCGCGACCCTGCGATACGAGGGCCGCGACGCCGGGTGGTTCGCGTGCGCCGCGCCGGGATTCGACGCCCACGCCGGGCACGCCGAGACCTCGATGCTGCTCGCCTTCGCCCCGGAGGCCGTCGACCTGACGCGCGCCGTCCCGGGAAACTCCGCCCCGCTGGCACAGCTGCTGCCGGAGCTGCGTCGTGGCGGCGTCGCGGCGGTCAGCCCCAACGGCATCCTGGGCGACCCGACGGCCGCCGCCGCCGACCACGGCGAGGCGCTGCTCGCGACGATCGTCGACGGACTGGTATGCGCCGTCGACACCTGGGAGCCGACCCAGCAGGGCCGACTCTCGTGA
- a CDS encoding CaiB/BaiF CoA-transferase family protein: MTNDSGRPGPLSSIRVIEFAGIGPGPHAAMLLADLGADVVRVQRPGDLPQEGRNADMLLRGRRVVEANLKNPADRETILALVAKADAIIEGFRPGVMERLGFGPDDLAAVNPRLVYGRMTGWGQDGPRANLAGHDMNYISLTGMLHAIGRADEKPTPPLNLVGDFGGGSMFLVIGILSALVEREVSGKGQVIDAAMVDGASVLGQMMWSFRGTGLWQDKRGANLLDTGAPFYEVYETSDGKWMAVGAIEPQFYAELLKGLDLAEADLPHQLDMGRWDELKAKFVEVFKTKTRDEWAAIFDGTDACVSPILDFTEAPADPHLAARGTLVEIDGVMQAQVAPRFSRTQPDTPTGPQRTASDPVSIWKD, encoded by the coding sequence ATGACCAACGATTCCGGCCGTCCCGGCCCGCTCAGCTCGATCCGCGTCATCGAATTCGCCGGCATCGGACCCGGCCCGCACGCGGCGATGCTGCTGGCCGACCTCGGCGCCGACGTCGTCCGGGTGCAGCGCCCCGGTGACCTCCCGCAAGAGGGGCGCAACGCCGACATGTTGCTGCGCGGCCGCCGCGTCGTCGAGGCGAACCTGAAGAACCCCGCCGACCGCGAGACCATCCTCGCCCTCGTCGCCAAGGCCGACGCGATCATCGAGGGCTTCCGCCCCGGTGTCATGGAACGGCTCGGCTTCGGCCCCGACGACCTCGCCGCGGTCAACCCGCGCCTGGTCTACGGCCGGATGACCGGCTGGGGTCAGGACGGACCGCGCGCCAACCTCGCCGGGCACGATATGAACTACATCTCGCTGACCGGCATGCTGCACGCGATCGGCCGCGCCGACGAGAAGCCCACTCCCCCGCTCAACCTCGTCGGCGACTTCGGCGGCGGCTCGATGTTCCTCGTCATCGGCATCCTCTCCGCCCTCGTCGAACGCGAGGTCTCCGGCAAGGGGCAGGTCATCGACGCGGCGATGGTCGACGGCGCATCGGTGCTCGGCCAGATGATGTGGTCTTTCCGCGGCACGGGTCTCTGGCAGGACAAGCGCGGCGCCAACCTCCTGGACACCGGCGCGCCCTTCTACGAGGTCTACGAGACCTCCGACGGCAAGTGGATGGCCGTCGGCGCGATCGAGCCGCAGTTCTACGCCGAACTCCTGAAGGGGCTCGACCTCGCCGAGGCCGATCTGCCGCATCAGCTGGACATGGGCCGCTGGGATGAGCTGAAGGCGAAGTTCGTCGAGGTCTTCAAGACCAAGACCCGCGACGAGTGGGCCGCGATCTTCGACGGCACCGATGCCTGCGTCTCGCCGATCCTCGACTTCACCGAGGCGCCGGCCGATCCGCACCTGGCCGCGCGCGGCACGCTGGTCGAGATCGACGGCGTCATGCAGGCCCAGGTCGCCCCGCGCTTCTCGCGCACGCAGCCCGATACGCCGACCGGTCCGCAGCGCACCGCCAGCGATCCGGTGTCGATCTGGAAGGACTAG